In Meiothermus sp. QL-1, the sequence AGGGTCAGGTAGGGCATCACGAAGGCCCACTCCTCATCGCTCACATCCGAGGGGTACGGTCTACGCTTCATGTTATAAACATAACTGTCCTTCTTCGTTTCGAATAGGTTCTTACCAGCCTCTAGGCTACAATCAGAAGCATGGTGGAAGTCCCCCCTTTTCTGCGCGGCGACATCGAGGGCGTGCACGGCCTGGTCTCGGTTTGGATGAGAAACCTGGAGGAGGTCGAGGAGATCGTACAGAAGTGGGCCAGCGACCTCCCCGCAGAGGGCTTCTGGTGGGTGCCGGCCCCAGAGGCCAACCCCATTGGGGGCCTCATACGGCATATTGGGGGCTCCTCCTACCGGCTTTTCCTGCGGGGCACAGGCCAGGAAATCCCCCCGGCCCTGCGAAAGCGCCCTCCCGAGGAGCTGGCCCCCACCGGCGAGCCCCCTGCTGAGGTGCTGCAGGTCTTTGCCGAGCAGATGGAGCAGGTCAGGATCGGCCTGCGGCGGCTCGGCAGCGAAGACCTAGAGCGGCGGGTACAGGTGGGCCCCCACAGCGTACGGGCCATCTACGTACTCGACCACATCGGCGCCCACGCCCTGCACCACGCGGGCCAGATCATCACCACCCGCAAGCTCTGGAACGCACGCTCAGCCAACGGGAACCGCCCTTAGCGCCTGGGCGGTCTCCTCGGGCAGGGCGTCCATGGCGAAGGTGCCGGCGGCCACCTCGGTGCCGGCCAGGTACTTGAGCTTATCAGCGGTGCGCAAGGCGGGGTAGAACTCCACGTGGAAGTGAAAGAAACCCTCG encodes:
- a CDS encoding DinB family protein, giving the protein MVEVPPFLRGDIEGVHGLVSVWMRNLEEVEEIVQKWASDLPAEGFWWVPAPEANPIGGLIRHIGGSSYRLFLRGTGQEIPPALRKRPPEELAPTGEPPAEVLQVFAEQMEQVRIGLRRLGSEDLERRVQVGPHSVRAIYVLDHIGAHALHHAGQIITTRKLWNARSANGNRP